From the Chloroflexus aurantiacus J-10-fl genome, one window contains:
- a CDS encoding glutamate mutase L, with product MELVRAILAVEIGSLITRVSLIDEVDGESRLIGQTETLTSRELPYRNVFFAVQEATAQLADLTGRQLLRDGRLLMPRISTGDGIDAVIVVTSALEPLRVVVAAIASDVSARSALHAVRGVPSVVLAVVTLDDVSARSTTGVMQSWLERQLETLLPLLPDVVVLAGGVEGGTVEAMKRLAHLINLKLSFTAAIRQPLPTIIYAGNTSVQPQIQAALGGHNCELITVANVRPALDQEVLTPLRQALLACYARQLTDVPGIDQLSAPDQTTLRTVAESQYVMTRFLAERQQQAVLYVDVGATTTTLIAAAPDQIAATLHGVCGTAFGVGALLSEVGPAAIARWLPFAIEEQELIERLLNRMLRPQTLPATREDCYLDLALAREALALGVAALRDEQTPLAYERLLAGGGVLTHAPHPGMALLALLDGLQPANELPGLLLPIHLDMLSLLSVCGGIAALSTDAAISIFDHDLLNNTPLATCIVLQGGSRIGEPVADVELITVGGDSERVQVRHGELIRLPLSVGRYAQVKVKPAATVRVGQAAPGEAVESDPAEVHGSLLGLIIDARGRPLTLPADGAERRRLLWSWLRAVGAEHSDSPYPEPVISLPEMPAPVVAAPSTAPKPRRSWFKRAPQPAKTSEATLPTTETVPASPDDDIAQLRQQVSKPARRSWFGRRKP from the coding sequence ATGGAACTTGTACGGGCGATACTGGCAGTTGAAATTGGTAGTCTGATTACCCGGGTTTCGCTCATTGATGAGGTTGATGGTGAAAGCCGTCTGATCGGACAAACCGAAACGCTCACCAGTCGTGAATTGCCGTACCGGAATGTCTTTTTTGCGGTGCAGGAAGCGACAGCGCAACTGGCCGATCTCACCGGACGGCAATTGTTGCGCGATGGTCGTTTACTGATGCCGCGCATCAGTACTGGTGATGGCATTGATGCGGTCATAGTTGTGACATCGGCACTTGAACCATTGCGCGTCGTAGTGGCGGCCATTGCGTCTGATGTGTCAGCCCGTAGCGCACTGCATGCTGTTCGTGGGGTGCCCAGTGTGGTGTTGGCGGTCGTCACTCTGGATGATGTCTCGGCTCGATCAACGACAGGTGTTATGCAGTCGTGGCTTGAGCGTCAGCTTGAGACCTTGCTACCCCTCTTGCCGGATGTTGTTGTGTTAGCCGGTGGCGTTGAGGGTGGAACGGTCGAGGCCATGAAGCGTCTTGCCCACCTGATTAACCTCAAACTTTCATTCACCGCGGCGATACGTCAGCCGCTACCAACCATTATTTATGCCGGCAATACATCTGTTCAACCCCAGATTCAGGCTGCTCTTGGTGGGCACAACTGTGAGCTGATAACGGTTGCGAATGTGCGCCCTGCCCTCGATCAGGAAGTATTGACGCCGCTGCGGCAGGCTTTGCTGGCCTGCTATGCCCGGCAATTAACCGATGTGCCGGGTATCGATCAATTGAGCGCGCCTGATCAGACCACATTGCGAACTGTCGCTGAATCGCAGTATGTCATGACGCGATTCCTGGCCGAGCGCCAGCAACAAGCGGTGCTGTACGTCGATGTTGGGGCGACAACTACAACGTTGATCGCTGCGGCACCCGATCAGATCGCTGCAACACTCCACGGCGTTTGTGGCACAGCTTTTGGCGTCGGTGCGTTGCTCAGTGAGGTCGGCCCGGCGGCAATTGCCCGCTGGCTACCGTTTGCCATTGAAGAACAAGAGTTGATTGAACGCTTACTCAATCGCATGCTGCGTCCCCAAACGCTACCGGCGACCCGTGAAGATTGCTATCTCGATCTGGCGCTTGCCCGTGAAGCATTGGCCCTGGGCGTTGCTGCCCTCCGCGACGAGCAGACACCCCTTGCCTACGAACGGTTGCTGGCCGGTGGTGGTGTACTGACGCATGCCCCGCATCCCGGAATGGCCCTACTGGCCTTACTGGATGGTTTACAACCGGCAAATGAACTGCCCGGTTTGTTGCTTCCCATTCACCTCGATATGCTGAGTCTGTTATCAGTGTGTGGTGGGATTGCTGCGCTTAGTACTGATGCTGCGATCTCGATTTTTGACCACGACTTGTTGAACAATACACCGTTGGCGACGTGTATTGTATTGCAGGGTGGCAGTCGGATCGGTGAACCTGTCGCCGATGTTGAGCTGATTACGGTTGGTGGCGATAGCGAGCGGGTGCAGGTTCGTCATGGCGAGTTGATCCGTCTTCCTCTGTCTGTCGGTCGTTATGCCCAGGTCAAGGTAAAACCGGCTGCTACCGTGCGTGTCGGACAGGCCGCGCCCGGTGAGGCTGTTGAGAGTGATCCTGCCGAGGTTCACGGGAGCCTGCTTGGCCTGATCATCGATGCACGAGGTCGTCCGCTGACGCTACCGGCCGATGGTGCTGAACGTCGCCGTTTGCTGTGGTCATGGTTACGGGCCGTAGGTGCCGAACATAGCGATAGCCCATACCCCGAACCGGTAATTTCGCTGCCAGAAATGCCTGCCCCGGTCGTTGCTGCACCTTCTACAGCACCCAAGCCTCGTCGAAGCTGGTTTAAACGGGCACCACAGCCGGCAAAGACATCTGAGGCAACGCTACCGACAACGGAGACGGTACCGGCTTCACCGGACGATGATATTGCACAACTCCGCCAGCAGGTGTCCAAACCTGCCCGCCGGAGCTGGTTTGGGCGGCGCAAGCCCTGA
- a CDS encoding 2-oxoacid:ferredoxin oxidoreductase subunit beta, whose amino-acid sequence MTQVNAIGLSKADYRGAPSTLCAGCGHDSVASQIIAAAFELSLQPHTVIRMSGIGCSSKSAAYFLGRSHGFNSLHGRMPSVTTGAHLANHTLRPLAVSGDGDTASIGLGQFIHLLRRNVPIVYIVENNGVYGLTKGQFSATADEGQELKHAGVNHLPPIDVCAEAILAGCGFVARSFAGDARQVRELIKAAFNVHGSAVIDVISPCVTFNNHDRSTKSYTYGKTHETPIHDISFIPHYDEVTVDYEPGEVRDVQLHDGPVIRLRKLNRDHDPTDRSAALALLEQARANNEFVTGLIYLNERRPTLAETLGIGSTPIAALPEDRLRPSREAFAAVMAELVDG is encoded by the coding sequence ATGACACAGGTCAACGCGATAGGATTATCGAAAGCCGATTACCGGGGCGCACCCTCTACCCTTTGCGCCGGCTGCGGCCACGACTCCGTTGCCAGCCAGATTATAGCCGCCGCCTTCGAGCTATCGCTCCAACCCCACACTGTTATTCGGATGAGCGGGATCGGTTGTTCCAGTAAGTCCGCCGCCTATTTTCTGGGGCGATCTCATGGCTTCAATTCGCTGCATGGTCGTATGCCATCGGTCACTACCGGTGCCCATCTTGCCAATCACACCCTGCGCCCTCTGGCCGTCAGTGGTGATGGCGACACTGCCAGCATCGGCCTGGGACAATTCATTCATCTCCTGCGCCGAAATGTGCCAATCGTGTATATCGTGGAGAACAATGGCGTCTATGGGCTAACCAAAGGTCAGTTTTCGGCGACCGCCGATGAAGGGCAGGAGCTAAAACACGCCGGTGTCAATCATCTACCACCGATTGATGTGTGTGCAGAAGCCATTCTGGCCGGCTGTGGCTTCGTCGCACGCTCATTCGCCGGCGACGCCAGGCAGGTCCGCGAGTTGATCAAAGCAGCCTTCAATGTACACGGCTCAGCAGTGATTGACGTGATTAGCCCTTGCGTTACCTTCAACAACCACGACCGCTCGACCAAGAGCTATACCTACGGTAAGACCCACGAGACACCCATCCACGACATCAGTTTCATCCCGCACTACGACGAGGTCACGGTCGATTACGAGCCGGGTGAAGTGCGTGATGTGCAGCTTCACGATGGGCCGGTGATTCGGTTACGTAAACTCAACCGCGATCACGATCCGACTGATCGCAGTGCGGCACTGGCCCTCCTCGAGCAGGCACGGGCCAACAACGAGTTTGTGACCGGACTAATCTACCTCAATGAACGGCGGCCTACGCTGGCGGAAACGCTGGGCATAGGAAGTACACCCATCGCAGCACTGCCCGAAGATCGTCTCCGACCATCACGCGAAGCATTTGCAGCAGTGATGGCCGAACTGGTTGATGGTTGA
- a CDS encoding 2-oxoacid:acceptor oxidoreductase subunit alpha, protein MQSPEPVVNEFAITAATVNGSGSQTANMVLMRAIFKMGIPVSGKNLFPSNIQGEPTWYTLRVSQAGYTARPAETPILVAFNPRTANDDLSQLPPGGICLYPADGPWQPSRTDIIPFAIPVRQLLDQVGVNQRLRTYAANMTYVGALAALLGIEDAALVAALKQQFRGRLSAIELNLAVIRAAYAWAAAEPSPAHGRFRIARMQATDGMMLIDGNTAAAIGAITGGVGVVAWYPITPSSSLIESLESYLPRLRPPTDGATCAIVQAEDEIAALGIVIGAGWAGARAMTATSGPGISLMSEFAGLGFFAEIPAVIWDVQRVGPSTGLPTRTAQGDLMAVYYLSHGDTRHVILLPGTMEECFSDAQTAFDLAEQLQTPVFVLSDLDLGMNIWMSKPFTYPEQPLQRGKVLSAEELSRLTNYARFADVDGDGIGYRTLPGNPHPLAATLSRGTGHNERNVYSERPEDWQRNMARLWRKHETARRLVPRPVIDDHPEATIGLIGFGSTAPAISEARDLLAAAGIPTSSMRVRALPFGPEVTNFIARHQICVVIEQNHDGQLRQLLQLHCPAYASRLGSVAWCDGLPLTAPFVRDQVLHCLESMRETMMIGIGTGN, encoded by the coding sequence ATGCAATCCCCCGAACCAGTTGTGAACGAGTTTGCCATCACCGCAGCCACCGTGAACGGCTCTGGTAGCCAGACAGCGAACATGGTGCTAATGCGGGCCATCTTCAAGATGGGTATTCCCGTCTCCGGCAAGAACCTCTTTCCTTCCAACATTCAAGGTGAACCTACCTGGTACACTCTGCGGGTGAGCCAGGCCGGTTACACAGCCCGCCCGGCTGAAACACCAATTCTGGTGGCATTCAATCCGCGCACAGCCAACGACGATCTGTCGCAGTTACCACCCGGCGGAATTTGTCTCTACCCTGCCGATGGCCCCTGGCAGCCATCACGGACGGACATCATCCCATTTGCAATTCCGGTACGGCAACTGCTGGATCAGGTCGGCGTGAATCAGCGCCTCCGTACATACGCTGCCAATATGACTTACGTTGGCGCTTTGGCGGCGCTGCTCGGTATCGAAGATGCAGCCCTGGTCGCTGCGCTTAAGCAACAGTTTCGCGGTCGTCTCTCGGCGATTGAGCTAAACCTGGCGGTTATTCGCGCTGCCTATGCCTGGGCTGCCGCCGAACCGTCGCCTGCCCATGGACGCTTTCGGATCGCCCGGATGCAGGCAACTGACGGTATGATGCTGATTGACGGCAACACAGCAGCAGCGATTGGCGCCATCACCGGCGGTGTGGGGGTTGTTGCCTGGTACCCGATCACGCCATCAAGTAGCCTGATCGAGTCGCTGGAGAGTTATCTCCCCCGCCTGCGTCCGCCCACAGATGGCGCAACCTGCGCGATTGTGCAGGCAGAAGACGAGATTGCCGCACTCGGGATTGTGATCGGTGCAGGTTGGGCCGGAGCGCGTGCGATGACGGCCACCTCTGGACCTGGCATTTCGCTGATGAGTGAGTTTGCCGGTTTAGGGTTCTTTGCCGAAATTCCGGCAGTCATTTGGGATGTACAGCGGGTTGGCCCTTCGACCGGTCTACCGACCCGTACCGCTCAGGGTGATCTGATGGCTGTCTACTACCTCAGTCACGGTGACACGCGCCACGTAATCTTGCTGCCTGGTACGATGGAAGAGTGTTTCAGCGATGCCCAGACCGCCTTTGACCTGGCCGAACAGTTACAGACACCGGTCTTTGTCTTGAGCGATCTTGATCTGGGCATGAATATCTGGATGAGCAAGCCATTCACCTACCCGGAACAACCTCTCCAACGTGGGAAAGTGCTCAGCGCCGAGGAACTCTCCCGGCTAACGAACTACGCCCGCTTTGCCGACGTGGATGGTGATGGGATCGGTTATCGAACCCTGCCCGGCAACCCTCACCCTCTGGCCGCTACGCTCAGTCGCGGTACCGGGCACAATGAACGGAACGTGTACAGCGAACGCCCGGAAGACTGGCAGCGCAATATGGCGCGTCTCTGGCGCAAACACGAGACGGCACGCCGGCTGGTTCCGCGTCCTGTTATTGATGATCATCCTGAAGCAACGATTGGCCTGATCGGCTTTGGCTCAACCGCACCGGCTATTAGCGAAGCCCGTGATCTCCTGGCTGCTGCCGGAATTCCTACCAGCAGTATGCGCGTGCGCGCACTTCCCTTCGGCCCGGAAGTGACGAACTTCATTGCTCGCCATCAAATCTGTGTCGTTATCGAGCAGAATCACGACGGGCAATTGCGGCAATTGCTCCAGCTTCACTGCCCGGCCTACGCTTCCCGGCTTGGCTCTGTGGCATGGTGTGATGGTTTACCACTGACCGCACCGTTTGTGCGCGATCAGGTATTGCATTGCCTGGAATCAATGCGCGAGACGATGATGATCGGCATCGGAACCGGTAACTAA
- a CDS encoding UV damage repair endonuclease produces the protein MKAIDHPIPGTSHDLAPLYQRASRQSKHAAIRSSGQQYDTTHPGIRLGFAVRTVSQPGLISGSPPHLSILLTHLGDALRYLERTNIRFYRFALPRHFNLSDLAECQTQLALLNQHISTRNLRLGVHLDPHLSLSHSDEQVADATIRTIEATCQLLAALDHAQTINHTLVIHPGAADPAAQQRFIQRWVKLSIQARRRTTIEHTGAGFSLGQLLVLAARTGIPIVFDYLHYRLHNPERLSLALALGLTLATWPHQIRPEVHLSSQRSEAHLLPGRNGTTRVIPPRAGQHADFVVAHDAIALLEAGRGLPPFDLMIEAKAGDLALLRLRQELAHYAPEWAARLA, from the coding sequence ATGAAGGCAATAGATCATCCAATTCCTGGAACCAGCCACGACCTTGCACCGCTCTACCAGCGTGCATCCAGGCAATCAAAGCATGCAGCAATCCGATCTTCCGGACAGCAATACGACACAACCCACCCTGGTATTCGGCTCGGTTTTGCCGTTCGCACTGTGAGTCAACCCGGCCTGATCAGCGGCTCGCCACCTCATCTCAGCATCTTATTAACCCATTTAGGTGATGCCCTACGCTACCTTGAGCGGACTAACATCCGGTTTTACCGTTTTGCGTTACCCCGTCACTTCAATCTCAGCGATCTGGCTGAATGTCAGACACAACTCGCGCTCCTCAATCAACACATCAGTACCCGCAACCTGCGCCTGGGCGTACACCTTGATCCGCACCTGAGCCTCAGCCATTCCGATGAACAGGTTGCCGACGCGACGATCCGCACGATTGAGGCGACGTGTCAGCTTCTGGCAGCCCTTGATCACGCTCAGACCATCAATCACACCCTGGTGATACATCCCGGAGCTGCCGATCCTGCTGCACAACAACGCTTCATCCAGCGTTGGGTAAAGCTATCGATTCAGGCTCGCCGGCGCACAACCATCGAGCACACCGGCGCCGGATTCTCGCTGGGGCAACTACTCGTTTTAGCTGCACGTACCGGTATCCCCATCGTTTTCGATTATCTCCACTACCGATTACACAATCCTGAACGGTTGAGTCTGGCGCTGGCACTAGGGCTGACCCTGGCCACCTGGCCGCACCAGATCCGCCCCGAAGTTCATCTGAGCAGTCAACGCAGCGAAGCCCATCTGCTTCCGGGACGCAACGGTACTACCCGGGTCATACCACCACGCGCCGGTCAGCACGCCGATTTTGTAGTCGCCCATGATGCAATTGCCCTGCTCGAAGCCGGTCGGGGTTTACCACCGTTCGATCTGATGATCGAAGCAAAAGCCGGCGATCTGGCACTTTTGCGTCTCCGCCAGGAACTGGCTCATTATGCACCCGAATGGGCTGCGCGGCTGGCGTGA
- a CDS encoding peptidylprolyl isomerase — MSNERPSTTSNPLAGLVAIAILLIVLGFVAGLLISRSGTPIVVPTAAPAPTNPPAPTEPASVPTPITGSMPILPTATTYQYSSPPPMSIDPAKKYTATIYTPRGEIVIELLPDIAPQTVNNFVFLARQNFYNGLTWHRVLPNFMAQGGDPRGDGTGGPGYTIPAEFTDKILFDQPGIVAMARSSDPNSAGSQFFITTAPAPRLNEQYTIFGRVIQGQEIVDGIPLRDPSNPADLATPGEMILGIAINEE, encoded by the coding sequence GTGAGTAACGAGCGACCATCTACAACATCAAACCCGCTGGCCGGTCTTGTTGCTATTGCCATTTTGCTCATTGTGTTAGGGTTTGTGGCCGGCCTCTTGATTAGCCGATCTGGAACACCAATAGTCGTACCAACCGCAGCACCTGCTCCTACCAACCCACCAGCACCAACAGAGCCTGCATCGGTTCCCACACCGATCACCGGCAGTATGCCCATACTGCCTACAGCCACCACCTATCAGTACAGCAGTCCACCGCCAATGAGCATTGATCCGGCTAAAAAGTATACCGCTACTATCTACACCCCACGCGGTGAGATTGTGATTGAACTGCTACCCGATATTGCGCCCCAGACGGTGAACAACTTCGTCTTCCTGGCCCGCCAGAACTTCTACAATGGCCTGACCTGGCATCGGGTACTGCCCAACTTTATGGCTCAGGGTGGCGACCCACGCGGCGATGGCACCGGTGGCCCCGGCTATACCATCCCGGCAGAGTTCACCGACAAGATTTTGTTCGACCAACCCGGTATCGTAGCTATGGCACGCTCGTCGGACCCAAACAGTGCCGGTTCGCAATTCTTCATCACCACGGCGCCGGCACCCCGGCTGAACGAGCAGTACACGATCTTCGGCAGAGTTATTCAGGGTCAGGAGATTGTTGACGGGATACCGCTGCGCGACCCGAGCAATCCTGCCGATCTGGCGACCCCCGGCGAGATGATTCTGGGTATTGCCATTAACGAAGAGTAG